The following proteins are co-located in the Streptomyces sp. NBC_01198 genome:
- a CDS encoding MarR family winged helix-turn-helix transcriptional regulator produces MTDARNAADATGPDTSADALERELTVLFRRARAASGELARAVHPDLEPAAYGLLVRLQEAEPERATDLASYFGVGKATMSRQLRALEALGLVTREPDPADGRAFLMRLTPGGRDRFDRVRRARRAAYLRQLSGWDRADLADLARLLHDLNESTAEVL; encoded by the coding sequence GTGACCGACGCGCGCAATGCGGCAGATGCGACGGGCCCTGACACCTCGGCGGACGCCCTGGAACGGGAGCTGACGGTGCTTTTCCGCCGCGCCCGGGCAGCCTCCGGTGAGCTCGCCCGGGCGGTGCATCCCGACCTCGAACCGGCCGCCTACGGACTCCTGGTCCGGCTCCAGGAGGCGGAGCCGGAACGGGCCACCGACCTCGCGTCCTACTTCGGGGTCGGCAAGGCGACGATGAGCCGTCAACTGCGGGCACTTGAGGCCCTCGGACTTGTCACCCGGGAGCCTGATCCTGCCGACGGGCGGGCCTTCCTGATGCGCCTCACCCCCGGCGGCCGGGACCGCTTCGACCGGGTCCGCCGCGCCCGCCGCGCCGCCTACCTCCGGCAGCTCTCCGGCTGGGACCGCGCGGACCTGGCGGACCTGGCCCGGCTGCTGCACGACCTGAACGAATCGACGGCAGAAGTGCTGTAG
- a CDS encoding lysozyme, protein MSHGVISVVHGNGSVRTRLAFLAGSLVTMLAMALAAPGTAHAANSGHMTHPDLDWLGSQIKIHEGADTPGDSKVVTPMVTQTPGMDVSSYQGNVNWATAWANGAKFAYVKATEGTSYTNPNFTQQYNGSYDVGMIRGSYHFALPDVSTGAAQADYFVAHGGGWSKDGKTLPGALDMEYNPYGATCYGKTAAAMVSWISSFSNEYHAKTGRYPTIYTSTSWWSTCTGNSGAFAANNGLWVARYASAVGTLPAGWGYQTFWQWADSGTFPGDQDRFNGALDRVKAYANG, encoded by the coding sequence ATGTCCCACGGAGTTATCTCCGTCGTGCACGGCAACGGCTCGGTCCGGACCAGGCTCGCGTTCCTGGCCGGTTCTCTCGTCACGATGCTCGCGATGGCGCTCGCCGCACCCGGCACCGCGCACGCGGCGAATTCCGGCCATATGACCCACCCCGACCTCGACTGGCTGGGGTCCCAGATCAAGATCCACGAGGGCGCCGACACCCCGGGCGACTCCAAGGTCGTCACCCCGATGGTCACCCAGACCCCGGGCATGGACGTCTCCAGTTACCAGGGCAACGTGAACTGGGCCACCGCCTGGGCGAACGGCGCGAAGTTCGCCTACGTCAAGGCGACCGAGGGGACCTCGTACACCAACCCGAACTTCACCCAGCAGTACAACGGCTCCTACGACGTCGGCATGATCCGCGGCTCCTACCACTTCGCGCTGCCCGACGTGTCGACCGGCGCCGCGCAGGCCGACTACTTCGTGGCGCACGGCGGCGGCTGGTCCAAGGACGGCAAGACCCTGCCGGGCGCGCTGGACATGGAGTACAACCCGTACGGCGCCACCTGTTACGGCAAGACCGCCGCCGCGATGGTGAGCTGGATCTCGTCGTTCTCGAACGAATACCACGCCAAGACCGGCCGCTACCCGACGATCTACACCTCCACCAGCTGGTGGAGCACCTGCACCGGCAACAGCGGGGCCTTCGCGGCCAACAACGGGCTGTGGGTCGCCCGCTACGCCAGCGCCGTCGGCACGCTGCCGGCCGGCTGGGGTTACCAGACGTTCTGGCAGTGGGCCGACTCCGGCACCTTCCCCGGTGACCAGGACCGCTTCAACGGCGCCCTCGACCGGGTCAAGGCGTACGCCAACGGCTGA